The Anaeromyxobacter sp. Fw109-5 genomic interval AACGCGAGCGCGCCCGAGACGGCGAGCGCCGCCGTCGCGACGAGCACCGCGCCGCGGTGCGCCAGGGACCAGCCGACGATGTGGGCGAGCATCAGCGCTCCTCGAGATCGCAGCAGCCCGCGCCGATGGACTCCTTCGAGATCTCGGTCTTGAGCAAGAAGGCGCCGGTGGTGACGACCTCGGCGCCCGCGGGGAGGCCGCCCCGGATCTCGACCGCGCCGCCCTCCGCCTCACCCAGCTCCACCGCCACCGGCTCGAACACGCGCGGCTCGCGGCGCGCGAACACGACCGCGCGCCCCTCGACGTGCTGCACGGCCTCGCGCGGGACGAGCAGCGCCGAGTGCGGCTCGGAGACCCGGATCTCCGCGCGGAGGAAGGTTCCCGCCTTCAAGGCGCGCCTCGGGTTGGGGAGCTCGACGCGCGCGCGCACCGTGCGCGAGGCCGGATCGACCCGCGGCGAGACCCGCGCGATCTTCCCCTCCAGCGGGCCGCCCGGGACCCCCTCGAGCGTGACCCGCACCGGCTGTCCGGGCTGGACCCGTCCTGCGGTCGCCTCGGGCACCTCGAGCTCCGCCCACATCCGCGAGAGGTCCGCGATCTCCATGAGCACCTGCCCGGCCGAGACGGAGCGGCCGGCGACCGCGTCGCGCGACACGACCGTGCCGTCCAGCGGCGCGCGCAGCACGTGCCGGCCCGCGGCCGCACCGGGGGCGGCCCCCGCGGCCACCAGCGAGCCGCGGGCGGCGTCGTGCTCCGCCTGCGCAGCCGCGAGCTCCCGGCGCGCCTCCTCCGCCTCCTTGCGCGGCGCGAGCCCGTCCTGCACCAGCGCGTCCGCGCGTGACGCCGCGGCGCGGGCGGCGGCGAGGCGCGCCTGCGCCGCCGCGAGGCGCGCCTGCTCCTCGCCCACCGAGGCCGAGGCGAGCACCACGAGGGGATCGCCCGCCCGGACGTCGTCGCCCAGGTCGGCCTTCACCTCGAGCACCCGCGCCTCCGCGCGCGGGGAGAGCTGGGCCAGACGGTTCCCGTCGAACGCGAGCTGGCCTACCACCTCCAGCGTCCGCGCGAGCTCGCGCGGCTCGACGCGCGCGGTCTCGATGCCCGCCTCGTCGGCGACCCGCGCGGAGGCGAGCACCACGCGGGTGCCCGGCTCCGGAAACGGGGGCGGCGCGGCGCCGGCCGCCGCGAGGCGCTCGGGGTGACAGCGCGGGCAGTCGGACTCGGGGAAGCCGTGCTCGCGGCAGTAGTCGTTCGCCGCCACGAACTTCGCGACGAGGCGCGGGTCGCACTTCGTGCACCTCGACTCGGGCACGCCGTGCTCCCTGCACCAGTCGGCGGGCGCAGGCGCGGCCGCGAACGTGAGCTTCGGGTTGCACTCCAGGCACTGCGACTCCGGCACGCCGTGCTCCGCGCACCAGTCGCCCTGCGCCTGGAACACGGGCGCGAGATCGGGGTTGCAGCGCGTGCAGAGCTCGGCGGGCACGCGGTGCGCGCAGCGCGCCGGGGCGGGGGCCTCACCCCCGTGGCCGTGCCCGTCGTCCGGCCCGTGACCGCGCTGCGCGCCCGTCGCGTCGGAGCCACGCTCGGCGCTGACGCCCTCGGCCTTCGGCCCGGACGGGGTGGCGCTCGACGCCCCGCCGCAGCCCACGGCGAGCGCCGCCGCGAGCGCGATGGCGCGGCGGCTCACTTCACGCCCTTTCGCGCCAGCTCCGGGTGGCAGAGTGCGCACTGCGACTCCGGCCGGTCGTGCTCGGCGCACCAGTCGCCCTTCGCCTTGAACACCGGCGCGAGCTTCGGGTTGCAGCGGGTGCAGAGCGGCTTCGCGACGCCGTGCGCGCACGCCTCCGCCTTCTGCTGGACGGAGGGGGCCTCGGCGGCCTTCGGCGCGGACGTGTCGGCGGCGAGGGCGGGCGTGGCGAAGAGGGTGGAGAGGGCG includes:
- a CDS encoding efflux RND transporter periplasmic adaptor subunit — protein: MSRRAIALAAALAVGCGGASSATPSGPKAEGVSAERGSDATGAQRGHGPDDGHGHGGEAPAPARCAHRVPAELCTRCNPDLAPVFQAQGDWCAEHGVPESQCLECNPKLTFAAAPAPADWCREHGVPESRCTKCDPRLVAKFVAANDYCREHGFPESDCPRCHPERLAAAGAAPPPFPEPGTRVVLASARVADEAGIETARVEPRELARTLEVVGQLAFDGNRLAQLSPRAEARVLEVKADLGDDVRAGDPLVVLASASVGEEQARLAAAQARLAAARAAASRADALVQDGLAPRKEAEEARRELAAAQAEHDAARGSLVAAGAAPGAAAGRHVLRAPLDGTVVSRDAVAGRSVSAGQVLMEIADLSRMWAELEVPEATAGRVQPGQPVRVTLEGVPGGPLEGKIARVSPRVDPASRTVRARVELPNPRRALKAGTFLRAEIRVSEPHSALLVPREAVQHVEGRAVVFARREPRVFEPVAVELGEAEGGAVEIRGGLPAGAEVVTTGAFLLKTEISKESIGAGCCDLEER